The following DNA comes from Chrysiogenia bacterium.
GGCAAACAGCACGCCGCAGATGAGCTCGGCCCAGCCATGGTCCATCTGCCAGTCGTATTCGTCGCGCCCCTCGCCATCGTATTTTCGCAGCATGTCGGCGACGATCTCGCCCTGACGGACGAAGTGCAGATGGGCCGCCTCGCGGGAGATGCGTCGCAGATCGGCGCACATCTTCCGCGCGGCCTCGAATTGCGCCTGCGTCGCCGGGCTCTTGGAGGGGGTTCCCGCATCCTGATGGGCGCGCATCGCCCGGGCCGCGCGCATGCGCAGGCGCCGGTCGCTCGCAATCCGCGAGAGCACCAGCACCTCGCCCACGGCCAGCGCCCGCAGCGCCGCCATGCGTGCTCGCTCAAAGAGCGGCCCGCGCGTGCGCATCCAGTATTTCAGATAATACGCGTGCAGCTTTCCGCTGCCGGCCTTGGAATTCGACTCACCCATGGCCTCACCTCCTGCGTTCGAGGATACGCCGCCGGTGTGTCATCGGGCGTCACAGTCGCGGGCAGTGCGCCGCGAAGCTCGCGTCCGGTCCGCCACCCGCCGATCAGCAGCAAAGCCAAAACGGGCCCCTTTCGGGGCCCGTTTTTCGTTGATGAATGTGCCGGTTGCTACGAATCGGTGCGACGCCTGAGGAAAGTCGGAATGTCGAACTCGCTCTCGGCCGCCATTCCGCCGCCAAGGGCACTGCGCATGAGGCCCTTCTTGCCGCCGGCGGCCTGTTCGTCCCATTCGCGGCGCAGCACGGTGGGAATGTCCAGCTCCTGCTGGCGCATGTCGCCGGCGCGGCGCGGCTGACTCTGATGGGTCGGGTTGGAGTTGAAGGTAAATGTCGAGACCGACTCCCCCGCGCAGCTCAGCGATTCGCTGGTGAGCGTGGGGTCGGTCATCTCCGTGCCGCGAAGGCCCGCGGCCGGGGTGGCCACGGTCAGGCGCTCGGGGCGCTTGGGCATCTCTTCGACGATCTCCAGCTCGGCGTGATCGAAGCCGGTGGCGATCACCGTCACGCGGATCTCATCGCCCATGCTCTCGTCGATGACCGAGCCGAAGATGATGTTGGCATCGGGGTGCGAGGCCTCCTGGATCATCATGGCAGCCTCTTCGACTTCGGAGAGCTTGAGCGAGCTCGAACCGGTCACGTTGATGAGCACGCCGCGGGCGCCCTCGATCGTGGCGTCCTCGAGCAGCGGGGAGTTGATCGCCTTGCGGGCGGCGTCCCAGGCGCGGCGCTCACCGCTGGCA
Coding sequences within:
- a CDS encoding cell division protein FtsZ, translated to VARVAKEMGCLTVGVVTKPFFFEGLRRNKFANQGIEKLRDHVDALITIPNRKLQEIAGKDMQMTEAFAKADEVLYQAVKSISDIITVNGLINVDFADVRTIMADMGRALMGTGVASGERRAWDAARKAINSPLLEDATIEGARGVLINVTGSSSLKLSEVEEAAMMIQEASHPDANIIFGSVIDESMGDEIRVTVIATGFDHAELEIVEEMPKRPERLTVATPAAGLRGTEMTDPTLTSESLSCAGESVSTFTFNSNPTHQSQPRRAGDMRQQELDIPTVLRREWDEQAAGGKKGLMRSALGGGMAAESEFDIPTFLRRRTDS